In Bradyrhizobium manausense, the sequence CGGCTGACCAGTCTGCTACCGCCAACGCCGGTGCAGCCACAGCCACTGCTCGGGATATTCGCGCACCCAGCCTTCCACCACATTGGTGATCGCCTGCGTCGTGCCCTGGATGTCGATCTTGCCTTCGGCATCGCGGACCGGCGGAATTTCTTCGGTCAGCTCCGCGACGAAACGGTTGCCGGGTTTGCGGATGATTCGGACGCCGTGGATCGGGCATTCGACCTGGCGCAGCAGGCGCGCCAGCATCGGATTGGCGCGGGTCTTGCGGCCGAAGAAGGTGACCTCGACGCCGCCGGTCAGATACTGGTCGACCAGCATGGCGACGTGCTTGCCGTCCTTGAGTGCCTGCGCGAGCCGCAGCGGCGCGTCGCGCCCCGCGGGGATCAGCGTGCCCATGTTGACCTGGCGCATCTCCTGGATGATGCGGTCGGCCGAGGCAATGTTCGGCCGGCGATAGAGGATCGCGGTATCCAGCCCGTGCGACACCGCCGCGAGCGCCGGCAATTCCCAATTGGAAAGATGCGCGGCGAAGATCAGCGCCGGCTTGCCGTCGTCCCGGATGTTGTCGAAGAGCTCGATCGTACGCTGAGGCAGTTCGATCCGGCTGTTCTCCGGATGGTCGCGGACATAGTCCCAAACATGATCCATATGGGCGAATTCGCCGCCGACGCGGCCGAGATTGTCCCACACGCCCATCAGGATCTGCTCGATCTCGTCGGGCGACTTTTCCGGAAATGCCGCGGTGAGATTGGCTCGGCCAATACGGTGCTCGCGCAGGCGCGGGCCGATCAGCTTGGTGACGCGCGCGAAAAAGTCTGAGGTCTTGACCGGATCGAAATAGCGCGTGGTGCGCAGCATGCCGACTGTGGCGGCACCGATCAGGCTGCCGCCGATCGACTTGGCCGCATTCCGCGCGCGAATCTTCGTGCTGATGGAAATCAGCGCCATGCGTCCGGTCAGGCCGGTTCGCGCGTCAGGATCAGCGAGGCGTTCTGGCCGCCGAAGCCGAACGAGTTCGACATGACGGCAGTGACGCGAGCGTCGCGCGCCTTGTTGCCGACCACGTTGAACAGGATCGTCGGATCGGGCGTCTCGTAGTTGATGGTCGGCGGAATGCGCTGATGCTCGAGCGTGAGCAGCGAGAAGATCGCTTCGACCGCGCCCGCGGCCGAGATGGTGTGGCCGACCATTGACTTGTTCGAGGTGACCGGAATCTTCTGCGCGAGATCGCCGAACACGGCCGAAGTCGTGTTGAACTCCATCTTGTCGTTCTCGGGCGTCGCGGTGCCGTGCGCGTTGATGTGGTCGATCTGGTCGGGCGTCATGCCGGCATCTGCCAGCGTCTTGTTCATGCAGCCGATGATCGGCTTGCCGTCGGGCGACGAGCGGGTGCGATGGAAGGAGTCGGTGAGCTCGCCGCAGCCGGCGAGCACGCCGAGGATCTTCGCGCCGCGCGCGGTGGCCGCTTCATAGCTTTCCAGCACCAAGGCGCCGGCGCCTTCGGCCATGACGAAGCCGTCGCGGTTCTTGGAGAAGGGACGGGAGGCCGCCTGCGGCGGATCGTTCTGGGTCGACAGCGCCGAGAGCAGCGAGAAGCGCACCAGCGCTTCCGGATTGACGGTGCCGTCAGTGGCGACGCACAACGCGGCATCGGTCTCACCGCGGCGGATCGCTTCAACGCCGAGCTGGATCGAGGTGGCACCGGAGGCGCAGGCCGTCGAGAGCGAGATCGGCGAGCCCTTGGTACCGAAGGTTTCGGCGAGGTGCGCGGCGACCGAGCCGAACATGAAGCGGTGGTGATAGGCGCTGTACTTGCCGCCGCCGGAGATGCGCAAGAGATCGTCGTACGTGAAATCGGGTGAGCCGACGGCGCGGCCGAGCTCGCGGCGCTGCGGCCATTCGACTTCAACAGGCGCAACCGCGAGGAAGAGGGGACCCGGGAAATCGGCCTTGGCGCCGATGCCGGCCTGCGCGAGCGCTTCCTGCGTCACGATCTCGGCCATCCGTTCGGAGAGGCCGGTTGATGAGAACGGATCGACGCTGACGAAATCGACCGTGCCGGCCATCGTGGTTTTCAGTCCGTCGACCGGAAAGCGCGTGATGGTGCGGATGCCGGATTCGCCGGCGACGAGCTTGGCCCAATTGTCGGCCTTGCCGTTGCCGAGTGAGGTCATGATCCCCATGCCGGTGACGACGACGACGGGACGCCCGAGTTTGTCGCGTGGTGCAGTCATGTCGATCCCCCGATAAAGCTAGAGCATTCAGCCAAAGCGCGCCGCGCCTTAGCTGACAGCCTCGACCAGCGCCATGCCTTCGCCGCGCCAGTGTCCCGCCCCCACCACAACAATCTGGGTGGGCGCCCCCTGCATTTCAATCTCGGTTCCGGTCGAGTCGTTCGCCGGGAACAGCGCGCCGCGCGAGATCGACAGCGCTGCGAGTGCGAGCCCCAGCGGGAATTGCGTTTCCATGGTGTGGCCGAACATCGTGCCGGTCGCGCGCACCGGGAAGTCGGGGTGTTGCTTCAGGAAGCCGCGCTCCTCCGACGTTGCAGGCTCCGCGCCCGACGCACCCGAGATGATCGCGCCCTTGCCCTCGCGCCTGGGCAGCTTGGCCCAGAGCTTCTCCAGCGTCGCTTCCATGTCGCCGGACTGCTTGCGGCGGGCGAGATCCGTCACCACGCTCGACAGCTTTGCGTACGGCTTTGCGCCGCGCGCTTCCGCATGCGCCCTGGATTCCAGCACCAGGAACGCGCCGGCCGAGCCGAGTGCGAAGCCTGCGTGGTCCTTGCGCGCCCAGACCGGAGCGAACTTGTCCTTCAGATTGAAGTCGCCGAATTCGTAGAGGACCATCAGGTCCTTGCGCTCGCCATTATGCGAGCCGCCGACGAGTGCGATGTCGCTCTCGCCCGAGGCGATGCGCGAAAGCGCGATGCGCGCGGCATCGGCGCCCGCAACCTCTTCGCCCATGAAGGTGCGCGAGGTGCCGCCGAGACCGTTGACGATGGCGATGTTGCCGGCGAGCAGGTTCGAGAGCTGGGCCAGGAACAGCGTCGGCCGGAGATCGCTCATCAGCCGTTCGTTGAGGAAGCCCGGCGCATTGGCGCCCTTGGCTTCGGCGGTGAGCACGCCGGTGTCGACATTGAGATCGCGCTCGCCGCCGCCGGCGGCCACGACCATGTCGATCTTCGAGAGAATATCCTTGTTGCCCTTGATGCCTGCGGAGTCGAGCGCGAGGCCCGCGGCGTAGACGCCGATGCGCTGCCAGGCTTCCATCTGGCGCTGGTCGCCCTTCTTCGGGATCTGGCTGTCGAAAGAGACAGGCAGCAGCGGGTGCACGATGAAGGGCGCAAAGCCCTCCTCGTCGACATTGATGCGCTTCTCGGAGAGCGCGGCCCAATTGGCGTCGAGACCTTCGCCGAGCGAGGTAGCAAGACCAATACCTGTGATCCAGACTTCCGTCTGGCCCGGCTTCGAAGCATTGTCAGTCATGGCGAGACGGCCTGTTGCGGAAAGCCGATGCGCTTGGCGAACGAATCCATGTAGCCGCGCATATCCGCATTGGGGAAGGGAATCTGCGTGAAGGTGAGCGTCGAGTTCGCGCGCAGCTTGCCGCCGACCCGGATCTTGGCCTCGGTCACGGCGTAGCCCGAGCCCTCGTGGGCCAGCGTCGCCTCGATGCTCATGAGATCGCCAGGGAACACCGAGCCGCGGACCTTGGCCTCCTTGACAGCGGCTAGGATCGGCATGCGCTCGAATTTGAGCACGCCGAGCTGCAGCCAGCCCGAGGCCTGCGCCATTGATTCGATCAGCAGCACGCCGGGCATCAGGGGATAGCCCGGGAAGTGCCCCTCGAAGATGGTGCTCTCCTTGGGGACCTGGGCCTCGACGACGATCTTCTTCTCGTCGACGTTGAGGTCGACGATGCGATCGATCATGTGGAAGTATTCGAGTTGCATGACC encodes:
- a CDS encoding lipid A biosynthesis lauroyl acyltransferase, producing MALISISTKIRARNAAKSIGGSLIGAATVGMLRTTRYFDPVKTSDFFARVTKLIGPRLREHRIGRANLTAAFPEKSPDEIEQILMGVWDNLGRVGGEFAHMDHVWDYVRDHPENSRIELPQRTIELFDNIRDDGKPALIFAAHLSNWELPALAAVSHGLDTAILYRRPNIASADRIIQEMRQVNMGTLIPAGRDAPLRLAQALKDGKHVAMLVDQYLTGGVEVTFFGRKTRANPMLARLLRQVECPIHGVRIIRKPGNRFVAELTEEIPPVRDAEGKIDIQGTTQAITNVVEGWVREYPEQWLWLHRRWR
- a CDS encoding beta-ketoacyl-ACP synthase codes for the protein MTDNASKPGQTEVWITGIGLATSLGEGLDANWAALSEKRINVDEEGFAPFIVHPLLPVSFDSQIPKKGDQRQMEAWQRIGVYAAGLALDSAGIKGNKDILSKIDMVVAAGGGERDLNVDTGVLTAEAKGANAPGFLNERLMSDLRPTLFLAQLSNLLAGNIAIVNGLGGTSRTFMGEEVAGADAARIALSRIASGESDIALVGGSHNGERKDLMVLYEFGDFNLKDKFAPVWARKDHAGFALGSAGAFLVLESRAHAEARGAKPYAKLSSVVTDLARRKQSGDMEATLEKLWAKLPRREGKGAIISGASGAEPATSEERGFLKQHPDFPVRATGTMFGHTMETQFPLGLALAALSISRGALFPANDSTGTEIEMQGAPTQIVVVGAGHWRGEGMALVEAVS
- a CDS encoding beta-ketoacyl-ACP synthase, with product MTAPRDKLGRPVVVVTGMGIMTSLGNGKADNWAKLVAGESGIRTITRFPVDGLKTTMAGTVDFVSVDPFSSTGLSERMAEIVTQEALAQAGIGAKADFPGPLFLAVAPVEVEWPQRRELGRAVGSPDFTYDDLLRISGGGKYSAYHHRFMFGSVAAHLAETFGTKGSPISLSTACASGATSIQLGVEAIRRGETDAALCVATDGTVNPEALVRFSLLSALSTQNDPPQAASRPFSKNRDGFVMAEGAGALVLESYEAATARGAKILGVLAGCGELTDSFHRTRSSPDGKPIIGCMNKTLADAGMTPDQIDHINAHGTATPENDKMEFNTTSAVFGDLAQKIPVTSNKSMVGHTISAAGAVEAIFSLLTLEHQRIPPTINYETPDPTILFNVVGNKARDARVTAVMSNSFGFGGQNASLILTREPA
- a CDS encoding 3-hydroxyacyl-ACP dehydratase FabZ family protein; translated protein: MQLEYFHMIDRIVDLNVDEKKIVVEAQVPKESTIFEGHFPGYPLMPGVLLIESMAQASGWLQLGVLKFERMPILAAVKEAKVRGSVFPGDLMSIEATLAHEGSGYAVTEAKIRVGGKLRANSTLTFTQIPFPNADMRGYMDSFAKRIGFPQQAVSP